One segment of Deltaproteobacteria bacterium DNA contains the following:
- a CDS encoding acetyl-CoA carboxylase biotin carboxyl carrier protein subunit, translating into MSFVIIEHNGVKYRVPIANTNAGVWVGFAGGAVLYRPQKDTKKQSKQDKVVAPMTGKIIDVYVQEGQQVAADDILIVIEAMKMEYRLKAPRAGKVISVDCNHGELVDLGAVLITINT; encoded by the coding sequence ATGAGTTTCGTAATTATTGAACATAATGGTGTTAAGTATCGGGTGCCGATAGCTAATACCAATGCAGGCGTTTGGGTTGGTTTTGCTGGCGGCGCAGTTTTGTATCGTCCCCAAAAAGATACCAAAAAGCAGTCAAAACAAGATAAAGTTGTTGCTCCTATGACCGGCAAAATCATTGACGTATATGTACAAGAGGGTCAGCAGGTTGCTGCTGATGATATTTTAATAGTTATCGAAGCGATGAAAATGGAATATCGGCTTAAAGCACCACGTGCTGGAAAAGTAATTTCAGTAGATTGTAATCATGGAGAATTAGTTGATTTGGGTGCGGTGCTAATAACGATAAATACTTAA